From the genome of Azospirillum brasilense, one region includes:
- a CDS encoding flagellar basal body-associated FliL family protein, protein MPVLIAVVLVLLAALGTWTVVSVKSGARSTGGDGKPQKTYASLPTMTFTLGGSDARLVDIRVLLEIEPTGDPNPATPFVPRIADQMADRLRQIEPSQLSGAEGANLIKSTVASVMKREAQAIRVREVLLERMVVR, encoded by the coding sequence ATGCCCGTCCTCATCGCGGTGGTCTTGGTGCTGCTTGCCGCGCTGGGCACCTGGACCGTGGTCTCCGTCAAATCCGGGGCCCGCAGCACCGGTGGCGACGGCAAGCCGCAGAAGACCTACGCGTCCTTGCCGACGATGACCTTCACGCTGGGGGGCAGCGACGCGCGTCTGGTGGACATCCGCGTGCTGTTGGAGATCGAGCCCACAGGGGACCCGAACCCGGCCACGCCCTTCGTCCCCCGCATCGCCGATCAGATGGCTGACCGGCTGCGCCAGATCGAGCCAAGTCAGTTGAGCGGGGCCGAGGGCGCCAACCTGATCAAGAGCACCGTGGCGAGCGTGATGAAGCGTGAGGCGCAAGCCATACGGGTGCGCGAGGTGCTGCTGGAGCGGATGGTGGTGCGGTAG
- a CDS encoding class II 3-deoxy-7-phosphoheptulonate synthase, which yields MVERWSPDSWRSKPAKQLPTYPDPSKVEAVEQRLSSYPPLVFAGEARRLKDSLAAAAAGNAFLLQGGDCAESFAEFHPNNIRDTFRVLLQMAVVLTFGAAIPVVKVGRMAGQFAKPRSADTEVLEGIELPSYRGDIINGFDFTPDARVPDPERMMQAYTQAAATLNLLRAFSQGGYADLHKVHQWTLGFVERSPAGEQFREIANRLDETLGFMAACGITAQTTPQIRETEFFTSHEALLLPFEQAMTRVDSTTGDWYDVSAHMLWIGDRTRQLDGAHVEFLRGVKNPIGLKCGPTTDPDELIRLIDLLNPTNEPGRLTLIVRMGADKVAEKFPPLLRKVQREGRVVVWSSDPMHGNTVKSSSGYKTRPVEKVLSEARDFFAVHEAEGTHAGGVHFELTGQDVTECTGGAQAITDHKLALRYHTACDPRLNASQALELAFLLAEELKRARLKRDADRRAAAE from the coding sequence ATGGTTGAGCGTTGGTCCCCCGACAGCTGGAGGTCGAAGCCGGCGAAGCAGCTTCCGACCTATCCGGACCCGTCCAAGGTCGAAGCGGTCGAGCAGCGCCTGTCCTCCTATCCCCCGTTGGTCTTCGCGGGCGAGGCGCGCCGGCTGAAGGACAGCCTCGCCGCCGCCGCTGCCGGCAACGCCTTTCTGCTGCAGGGCGGCGACTGCGCGGAAAGCTTCGCGGAGTTCCACCCGAACAACATCCGCGACACCTTCCGCGTCCTGCTGCAGATGGCCGTCGTGCTGACCTTCGGCGCCGCCATCCCGGTGGTCAAGGTGGGCCGCATGGCCGGGCAGTTCGCCAAGCCGCGCTCCGCCGACACCGAGGTGCTGGAAGGGATCGAGCTTCCGTCCTACCGCGGCGACATCATCAACGGCTTCGACTTCACGCCGGACGCCCGCGTTCCCGACCCGGAGCGCATGATGCAGGCCTACACCCAGGCCGCCGCCACGCTGAACCTGCTGCGCGCCTTCTCCCAGGGCGGCTACGCCGACCTGCATAAGGTGCACCAGTGGACTCTGGGCTTCGTCGAGCGCTCCCCCGCCGGTGAGCAGTTCCGCGAGATCGCCAACCGGCTGGACGAGACGTTGGGCTTCATGGCGGCCTGCGGCATCACCGCCCAGACCACCCCGCAGATCCGCGAGACCGAGTTCTTCACCAGCCACGAGGCGCTGCTGCTGCCGTTCGAACAGGCGATGACCCGCGTCGACAGCACCACCGGCGACTGGTACGACGTGTCGGCCCACATGCTGTGGATCGGTGACCGCACCCGCCAGCTGGACGGCGCGCATGTCGAGTTCCTGCGCGGCGTGAAGAACCCGATCGGCCTGAAGTGCGGCCCGACAACCGATCCGGACGAGCTGATCCGCCTGATCGACCTGCTGAACCCGACCAACGAGCCGGGCCGCCTGACCCTGATCGTCCGCATGGGTGCCGACAAGGTGGCGGAGAAGTTCCCGCCCCTGCTGCGCAAGGTGCAGCGCGAGGGCCGCGTCGTCGTCTGGTCCAGCGACCCGATGCACGGCAACACCGTCAAATCCTCCAGCGGCTACAAGACCCGTCCGGTGGAGAAGGTGCTGTCGGAGGCGCGCGACTTCTTCGCGGTGCACGAGGCCGAGGGCACCCACGCCGGCGGCGTCCATTTCGAGCTGACCGGCCAGGACGTGACGGAGTGCACGGGAGGCGCCCAGGCGATCACCGACCACAAGCTGGCGCTGCGCTACCACACCGCCTGCGACCCGCGGCTGAACGCCAGCCAAGCGCTGGAACTGGCCTTCCTGCTGGCCGAAGAGCTGAAGCGCGCCCGCCTGAAGCGCGACGCCGACCGCCGCGCGGCGGCGGAGTAA
- the gabD gene encoding NADP-dependent succinate-semialdehyde dehydrogenase, translated as MPYDSVDTARRLGLKDAELLRFQCFVDGRWVDADSGKTVEVTNPADGSVLGSVPMMGADETRRAIDAAERAWPAWRALTAKERAKTLRTWFDLMMANQEDIARIMTAEQGKPLAEARGEVAYAASFIEWFAEEGKRVYGDTVPQHLPGRRIVVTKEPIGVTAAITPWNFPAAMITRKAGPALAAGCPMVIKPATATPLTALAMAVLAERAGIPAGILSVVTGSARAIGGEMTGNPTVRKLTFTGSTEIGKELMAQCAGTVKKVSLELGGNAPFLVFNDADLDEAVKGAIASKYRNTGQTCVCANRLLVQSGVYDAFAAKLAEAVKALKVGPGLTTEGAQQGPLIDMAAVEKVEDHIRDATEKGARVVLGGKRHELGGSFFEPTILADVTPAMKVAREETFGPVAPLFRFETEEEAVRMANATEFGLAAYFYSRDIGRVWRVAEALEYGIVGINEGIISTEVAPFGGMKESGIGREGSKYGIEDYLEIKYLCMGGIGG; from the coding sequence ATGCCGTACGATTCCGTGGACACCGCCCGCCGTCTTGGGTTGAAGGACGCCGAGCTGCTGCGCTTCCAGTGTTTCGTCGATGGCCGGTGGGTCGACGCCGACAGCGGTAAGACCGTGGAGGTGACCAACCCCGCCGACGGCAGCGTCCTGGGGAGCGTGCCGATGATGGGCGCGGACGAGACGCGCCGTGCCATCGACGCCGCCGAGCGCGCTTGGCCGGCGTGGCGCGCCCTGACCGCGAAGGAACGCGCGAAGACCCTGCGGACGTGGTTCGACCTGATGATGGCGAATCAGGAGGATATCGCCCGCATCATGACGGCCGAGCAGGGCAAGCCGCTGGCCGAGGCGCGGGGCGAGGTGGCCTACGCCGCGTCCTTCATCGAATGGTTCGCCGAGGAGGGCAAGCGCGTCTACGGCGACACCGTCCCGCAGCATCTGCCGGGCCGCCGCATCGTCGTGACGAAGGAGCCGATCGGCGTCACCGCCGCCATCACGCCGTGGAACTTCCCGGCGGCGATGATCACCCGCAAGGCCGGTCCGGCGCTGGCCGCCGGCTGCCCGATGGTCATCAAGCCGGCGACCGCCACCCCGCTGACCGCGCTCGCCATGGCGGTGCTGGCGGAACGGGCGGGCATTCCGGCGGGCATCCTCAGCGTCGTCACCGGCTCCGCCCGCGCCATCGGCGGCGAGATGACCGGCAATCCGACGGTGCGCAAGCTGACCTTCACCGGCTCCACCGAGATCGGCAAGGAACTGATGGCCCAATGCGCCGGCACGGTGAAGAAGGTGTCGCTGGAGCTGGGCGGCAACGCGCCCTTCTTGGTCTTCAACGACGCCGACCTCGACGAGGCGGTGAAGGGGGCCATCGCGTCGAAGTACCGCAACACCGGCCAGACCTGCGTCTGCGCGAACCGGCTGCTGGTGCAGTCCGGAGTCTACGACGCTTTTGCGGCCAAGCTGGCCGAGGCGGTGAAGGCGCTGAAGGTCGGCCCCGGCCTGACCACGGAAGGGGCGCAGCAGGGACCGCTGATCGACATGGCCGCGGTGGAGAAGGTCGAGGACCATATCCGCGACGCCACGGAGAAGGGCGCGCGCGTGGTGCTGGGCGGCAAGCGGCATGAGCTGGGCGGCAGCTTCTTCGAGCCGACCATCCTCGCCGACGTGACCCCGGCGATGAAGGTGGCCCGCGAGGAGACCTTCGGCCCGGTCGCCCCGCTGTTCCGCTTCGAGACGGAGGAGGAGGCCGTGCGCATGGCCAACGCCACCGAGTTCGGTCTCGCCGCCTACTTCTACAGCCGCGACATCGGGCGCGTCTGGCGGGTGGCGGAGGCGCTGGAATACGGCATCGTCGGCATCAACGAGGGCATCATTTCCACCGAGGTCGCCCCCTTCGGCGGCATGAAGGAAAGCGGCATCGGCCGCGAGGGTTCCAAGTACGGCATCGAGGATTACTTGGAAATCAAGTATTTGTGCATGGGCGGCATCGGCGGCTGA
- a CDS encoding AmpG family muropeptide MFS transporter has translation MKASSWGQAASVYLDRRVLAILFLGFSEGLPLALTGSTLSIWLREGGVSKTAIGLFALVTMPYALKFVWAPLIDRLRLPVMTRLFGRRRGWALVAQAGLMAALVGLGSTNPVTDLWWTAMLAVVVAFFSASQDIVVDAYRVEVLEEHQQAAGAAILVLGYRFGMLAAGAGALYLAEFFGWHVAYYVMAGLVAVGMVTILLNREPKVTDTAESKARERHVADWLAARPHLTGWKADLLAWIYGAVVAPFVEFMTRPAWAAVLLFIACYKLGDVLAGVMSAPFYVDLGFEKTEIANVTKLFGLWATIVGGLIGGVLVGRVGVLRGLLVGGLMQMLSNLGYVMLAQVGHDVSALAVTVALENVCGGIATAAFVAYLSSLCNTAYTATQYALLSSFYKLGGDLFGASSGWLAERMDWSSFFLLSTGGAVPGLLVLLWLMTRPRRDEAVVKV, from the coding sequence GTGAAAGCATCCTCCTGGGGTCAGGCGGCCTCCGTCTATCTTGACCGGCGCGTTCTGGCCATTCTGTTCCTCGGCTTTTCCGAAGGGCTGCCACTGGCGTTGACCGGGTCCACCCTGTCGATCTGGCTGCGCGAGGGCGGCGTCAGCAAGACGGCCATCGGCCTGTTCGCGCTGGTCACCATGCCCTACGCGCTGAAGTTCGTCTGGGCGCCGCTGATCGACCGGCTGCGCCTGCCGGTGATGACGCGCCTGTTCGGGCGGCGGCGCGGTTGGGCGCTGGTGGCGCAGGCCGGTTTGATGGCTGCCCTGGTCGGGCTGGGCAGCACCAACCCGGTCACCGACCTGTGGTGGACCGCCATGCTGGCCGTGGTGGTCGCCTTCTTCTCGGCCAGCCAGGACATCGTGGTCGACGCCTACCGCGTCGAGGTTCTGGAGGAGCACCAGCAGGCCGCGGGTGCGGCCATCCTCGTGCTTGGCTACCGCTTCGGCATGCTGGCGGCGGGGGCGGGGGCCTTGTACCTCGCTGAATTCTTCGGCTGGCACGTCGCCTACTACGTCATGGCCGGGCTGGTCGCGGTCGGCATGGTGACGATCCTGCTGAACCGCGAGCCGAAGGTCACGGACACCGCGGAGTCCAAGGCGCGGGAACGGCATGTGGCCGACTGGCTGGCCGCGCGCCCGCATCTGACGGGCTGGAAGGCGGACCTGCTGGCCTGGATCTACGGCGCCGTCGTGGCGCCCTTCGTGGAGTTCATGACCCGTCCGGCCTGGGCGGCGGTCCTGCTGTTCATCGCCTGCTACAAGCTGGGGGACGTGCTGGCGGGGGTGATGTCGGCGCCCTTCTACGTCGATCTCGGCTTCGAGAAGACGGAGATCGCCAACGTCACCAAACTGTTCGGCCTGTGGGCGACCATCGTCGGCGGGCTGATCGGCGGCGTGCTGGTCGGGCGCGTCGGCGTGCTGCGCGGGCTGCTGGTCGGCGGGCTGATGCAGATGCTGTCGAACCTCGGCTACGTCATGCTGGCGCAGGTGGGGCACGACGTGTCGGCGCTGGCGGTGACGGTGGCGCTGGAGAATGTCTGCGGCGGCATCGCGACGGCGGCCTTCGTCGCCTATCTGTCGAGCCTGTGCAACACGGCCTACACGGCCACGCAATACGCGCTGCTCAGCAGCTTCTACAAGCTGGGCGGGGACCTGTTCGGGGCGTCGTCGGGCTGGCTGGCCGAACGGATGGATTGGAGCAGCTTCTTCCTGCTGTCCACCGGAGGGGCGGTGCCGGGGCTGCTGGTTCTGCTGTGGCTGATGACGCGGCCAAGGCGGGATGAGGCGGTGGTGAAGGTTTAG